From the Mahella australiensis 50-1 BON genome, the window CCAGGAGTGATAAATGTCGTCACGGGTAAAGGTTCTACCACAGGCAATTACATGCTTGAACACGAAGGCTTCCGCAAACTAGCTTTCACTGGTTCTACAGAGGTCGGTTACACTGTAGCTGAGGCAGCAGCCAAAAAGCTTATTCCTTCCACATTAGAGCTGGGCGGCAAATCTGCCAATATTTACTTTGAAGATGCACCATGGGAGAAAGCCATAGAAGGTTTACAGATAGGCATCCTATTTAACCAAGGCCAGGTCTGCTGCGCTGGCTCACGTGTATTTATCCAAGATTCCATATATGATAATTTCCTCGCTGACGCTATAGCAGCCTTCGAAAAAGTAAAGGTGGGCCTGCCGTGGGAAAAAGATACACAAATGGGCTCACAGATCAATGAAAACCAGCTCAAAAAAATCCTTGCCTACATAGAGATAGGCAAAAAAGAAGGTGCCAAAATAGCCGCAGGAGGCTACCGCATCACTGACAATGGTCTCGATAAAGGCTACTTTATAAAACCTACCATACTCATCGATGTCGATAATAAAATGAGAGTGGCCCAGGAAGAAATCTTTGGTCCAGTTGTATGCTTCATACGCTTCAAGGACGAAGATGAGGTTATTAAAATGGCAAATGATAGTGAATACGGCCTTGGCGGTGCCGTATGGACAAAGGATCTCAATCGCGCTTTCCGCGTTGCTAGAGCTGTGGAAACCGGTAGGATGTGGGTAAACAATTACAACAACCTGCCTGCACACGCACCTTTTGGCGGCTATAAAAAGTCTGGTATAGGACGTGAAACGCATAAGGTTATCCTTGAGCATTATACGCAGATGAAAAACATTTTTATCAGTTTCACCGAAAATAAAACAGGACTTTATTGAGGTGGCGATCAATAGATATGATCACTAAGGATACCCCGGTCGAGGAAATACTTCAAAAATACGACGTGCTGATATACTTTCTGGAAAACGGCGTTTCCCCTTTTAGCTGTGCAGGTGCTTTCCCGCAAAGTCTCGGAAAATTGCTTGAGATAAAGAAGGTGAAAGACCCGGATGCGTTTATAGACGGGCTTAACAAGTTAATCGAAGAAAGTACACGATAGATAAGCTCACTTAACAAGAGACGGCACTTACAAGTACCGCCTCTTGTTTTGCAAATACACCTTTCCTATTCATTTATATTGGATTTAAGCCAACTACTTTTCAATAAATTGAGGAGCACGTAGTTGTCAAGGGTATGTTTAACAAAGGCAAATCGCTGTTGCTAGAAGGACATGATGGTTATGTGCCGATTTTTGTCATCTAATATAAGTTAATGACGTGGTCTATCGGCAATGCACCTCTTCGACCACGTCATACAAACATCGATATAACTTCCTGTTATCTCCGATTCTTATTTTTTGGGTTCTATTATAGAAATAGCGCAATACTTCTCATCGAAATGTTGGCGAAGCCTCTCCTCAACATCTGAAATCTTTACATCATCCAACACTTTAGGATAATCGAGTAAATTTATGTCTTTAAAGGTCGCTGCAATATATGCCGATGCTATACCATCTATACGGTTTAGGCTCATTAGAAAATCTCCCAGCATTTTTCTTTTAACCCTGTCGAGATCATTTACATTCAAACCGCTCTGTTTATAATTATTTATAGCTTCCATTATCCTATCCTGCACCTTGAGCGGCCGCTGCGATTCGCCCCCCATCAGGCTAAAGCCGTAATGTATTTCTCCTGTATAATCCTTTTCAAAGGTAGCGTTGATAAGACCATCTTTATACAAACTCTGGTATGTATCAGAACTTTTACCTATGAGCATATTAAGCAGTACACCAGTAACTATATCCTTTTTCATCAATTTATTGCCTGACATGCCAGTATCCGAATCCTTAAAGCCGATATAAAACATCGGGATCGCCACCGCTAATTGCTGTTTAACTAACGGTTGCGCTACGTCCATAGGTTCGTCAGGATATATACGTTTGATATCTCCGCGTCTGGACATATTCTTGTCTTTAAAGCTTCGCTTTACTGTTTTTATCACTTGCTCTTTGTCTATATCGCCTATTATAAAAATAGCCATATTATCGGGATGATAAAACGTCTCATAGCATAGATAAAGCTGTTCTTTAGTAATACCTGTTATGGATTCCACCGTACCGGCTATATCGTTTTTTACAGGGTGATTTTTATACAACGCACCCAACAGGTTAAAGTAAACGCGCCATGCCGGATTATCCTCGTACATACGTATCTCCTGAGCAATTATGCCTTTTTCCTTCTCAACATTTTCATCGGTAAAGTAGGGCCTGTTGACAAAGCCAAGCAATAATTCAAGGCAATCATAAAATTTGTCGGTAGATGAAAATAGATAAGCCGTCATATTGAAATTTGTGAAGGCGTTAGCCTGCGCTCCCAAAGCAGAAAACCTTTCGAATATGCTACCACCTTGTTCCTCAAACAGCTTATGCTCCAGAAAATGAGCTATACCACAAGGAACTTCTATAGGTTCTCTATGCTTTCCGCTCAAAAACTTTATGTCATTAGAACCGTAATTAGTGGCATAAATAGCAAATTGCTTGGTATAACCCGGCTTAGGCATTATAAAAACGGTAAGACCGTTATCTAGCTTATATTTATATATTCTTTCTTCTATAGCACTATTTTCTATGACGGTCATATTCTCTCAGCCCCTTTCATAGCTTTGTTTGCCAGGAAATAAATAGTATCCAGATTTATCCGTTGTGCTATCTTTACTACTTGATTCATCTCTGCGGCGTTTATGCTTTCTATGAGCTGATCTATAGTAGAATGCTTTTTTAATATCGCGTTGCTCAGATAATAATCCGTCAATTGCTGAGGGCTATCCATTATCGAGCGTAGAGAAGTGGTCAGTGCTTTTTTAGAAAAATCCAATTCCTGCGATGATATGATGCCTCTTTTCATTTCATCCAATTGCTCAAGCATGATATCCAGAGCTTTTTTATAATTTTCTATCTCTATGCCCGAGCTTATTATCATCAAACCTTTATATTTTTCTAATCTCGCATAAGCATAATAAGCCAAGCTGGCTTTTTCTCTGACATTAAGGAATAGCTTGGAATGGGGGCCCCCGCCCAATATGCTAGCATAGAGCATTAGAATAGGATAATCAGTATCGTCCGGAGCGGTATTGGTTCTTAAGCCAAGCGATAGTTTGCCCTGCAAAACATCCATACGTTCTACGACCTCTTTGGGTTCTGTTATCGCTTTTTTAATAATCTCTTTGGGTATCCTCTTCACAGTCCCTCTTGGCCAGTTAAAGATAGCCTCAGCCTTATCGCGTATGGCATCAGGTTCTACATCGCCTAATATAAATATATCGACTGGACTGCTGGCTACCACATCTTTATAATATTCATAAAGATTATGGGCATTTATACCAGGCAGGGCATCTGTACTACCGTATACATATGTGGCAAATGGTTCGCCTTTACACATTTCTTGTATACAACGCTCGACTGCGTATTGAGCCTTATCGTTTATTAACCCCTCTATGAGGTCCTTGAGGTTCTGTTTTTCTTGCTCCACGTAATCCTGATTAAAACCTTCGTCTATAGTCAATGGTTTCGATATTATATCATTTAAGAAGGATAATCCCTTATCTATCAAAGCATCATCCCCTGTATATTTGGGATGCACGATATCCAATCTGAAACCTATAATTTGCCGCTCGCCTTTTTTTAATACATCGGCATCGAAATCTGCACCATATATGTCCTCTAAGAAGCGCTCTATCTGTATCGTATCTCTAAAGCCCTGACAACCGCGTTTCATGACACGAGGCAATAGAGCATTTAACGTTGCTGTATCTTTATTTAACGCTCTATGAAAGAAAATATTAAAGTGAATGGTCTTAAACTTTTTAGTACTTATAACGTGCAAATCGATGCCGTTATCCAATTTATAATCATATGTAGATATATCCATATATATGCTCCTTTAGTTGTTATATAGGGGAATAAGCCTGGCGGCCCAGGCTTATTGCGTATTCACTTTAGGGGTTATGCGATTTATCATCTCATTTATCTCTTTCGCAAAACCGCTAAGAGGTTTACCCTTGGCTATATCGCTCATCATGATCCTTATCCTATCGAAGAGATCCGGATCAGCCGTTACGACGACGTTATCGATGGCTTTATCAGCGGCTTTAACAGTCGTCTCGATATTTTTCTTTACTTGATCAGAAAGCTTGCCTTCCGTAGTCCCCTCAATAGTAACCCCTACAAGCGCGGTATTACCGGTTATAACTACTGCTGCCTTTTCTACCTCAGGCATAGCCGCTACCTGATCCGCTATACGCTGCGAGCGCGCTATCATATCGTTCGCATTAGTATTGGGCGTGGTAGGCGGCGTTATAGTTTTAGGCGGAGTGGCCGTCCTCGGAGCCGGCGGTTGAGGAGTGGGAGCCGGCCTCCGCGTGGGTGTACA encodes:
- a CDS encoding aldehyde dehydrogenase family protein, with protein sequence MSKLIDDSYKLFIDGKWVDGKEGKTYKEYNPANGELLATCADAGKEDVDMAVNAAWKAFETWKDVSPQERAKMLLKIADLIDENAEKLAMIETLDNGKPIRETSTIDVPLSSDHFRYFASAIRTEEGQAVMIDKDTMSIILREPIGVVGQIVPWNFPLLMAAWKLAPALAAGDCVVFKPSSETSLSALELAKLMSEVLPPGVINVVTGKGSTTGNYMLEHEGFRKLAFTGSTEVGYTVAEAAAKKLIPSTLELGGKSANIYFEDAPWEKAIEGLQIGILFNQGQVCCAGSRVFIQDSIYDNFLADAIAAFEKVKVGLPWEKDTQMGSQINENQLKKILAYIEIGKKEGAKIAAGGYRITDNGLDKGYFIKPTILIDVDNKMRVAQEEIFGPVVCFIRFKDEDEVIKMANDSEYGLGGAVWTKDLNRAFRVARAVETGRMWVNNYNNLPAHAPFGGYKKSGIGRETHKVILEHYTQMKNIFISFTENKTGLY
- a CDS encoding DUF1858 domain-containing protein, with amino-acid sequence MITKDTPVEEILQKYDVLIYFLENGVSPFSCAGAFPQSLGKLLEIKKVKDPDAFIDGLNKLIEESTR
- the yfmH gene encoding EF-P 5-aminopentanol modification-associated protein YfmH → MTVIENSAIEERIYKYKLDNGLTVFIMPKPGYTKQFAIYATNYGSNDIKFLSGKHREPIEVPCGIAHFLEHKLFEEQGGSIFERFSALGAQANAFTNFNMTAYLFSSTDKFYDCLELLLGFVNRPYFTDENVEKEKGIIAQEIRMYEDNPAWRVYFNLLGALYKNHPVKNDIAGTVESITGITKEQLYLCYETFYHPDNMAIFIIGDIDKEQVIKTVKRSFKDKNMSRRGDIKRIYPDEPMDVAQPLVKQQLAVAIPMFYIGFKDSDTGMSGNKLMKKDIVTGVLLNMLIGKSSDTYQSLYKDGLINATFEKDYTGEIHYGFSLMGGESQRPLKVQDRIMEAINNYKQSGLNVNDLDRVKRKMLGDFLMSLNRIDGIASAYIAATFKDINLLDYPKVLDDVKISDVEERLRQHFDEKYCAISIIEPKK
- the yfmF gene encoding EF-P 5-aminopentanol modification-associated protein YfmF — protein: MDISTYDYKLDNGIDLHVISTKKFKTIHFNIFFHRALNKDTATLNALLPRVMKRGCQGFRDTIQIERFLEDIYGADFDADVLKKGERQIIGFRLDIVHPKYTGDDALIDKGLSFLNDIISKPLTIDEGFNQDYVEQEKQNLKDLIEGLINDKAQYAVERCIQEMCKGEPFATYVYGSTDALPGINAHNLYEYYKDVVASSPVDIFILGDVEPDAIRDKAEAIFNWPRGTVKRIPKEIIKKAITEPKEVVERMDVLQGKLSLGLRTNTAPDDTDYPILMLYASILGGGPHSKLFLNVREKASLAYYAYARLEKYKGLMIISSGIEIENYKKALDIMLEQLDEMKRGIISSQELDFSKKALTTSLRSIMDSPQQLTDYYLSNAILKKHSTIDQLIESINAAEMNQVVKIAQRINLDTIYFLANKAMKGAERI
- a CDS encoding YhcN/YlaJ family sporulation lipoprotein, yielding MKKDIRYGSIALLICLLILAFAVVGCTPTRRPAPTPQPPAPRTATPPKTITPPTTPNTNANDMIARSQRIADQVAAMPEVEKAAVVITGNTALVGVTIEGTTEGKLSDQVKKNIETTVKAADKAIDNVVVTADPDLFDRIRIMMSDIAKGKPLSGFAKEINEMINRITPKVNTQ